A genomic stretch from Bacillus sp. E(2018) includes:
- a CDS encoding manganese-dependent inorganic pyrophosphatase, with the protein MEKVLIFGHKNPDTDTITSALVYADLKTKLGQNVEAIRLGEINGETQYALDYFKAELPRLVEHVSAEANAVILVDHNERQQSANDIDKVRVLEVIDHHRIANFETSDPLYYRAEPVGCTATILNKMYKEKGVQVEKNIAGLMLSAIISDSLLFKSPTCTEEDVAAARELAEIAGVDAEKYGLEMLKAGADLSDKSVEELISLDAKEFNIGENKIEVAQVNTVDASDVMKHQEDLESAITKVIADKGLDLFMFVVTDILTNDSTALALGKRSQSVEEAYNVKLENNTAILKGVVSRKKQIVPVLTEAMSK; encoded by the coding sequence ATGGAAAAAGTACTTATTTTTGGACACAAAAATCCAGATACTGACACGATTACATCAGCTCTGGTTTACGCTGACTTGAAAACTAAATTAGGACAAAACGTAGAAGCTATTCGCCTAGGTGAGATCAATGGTGAAACACAATATGCATTAGATTATTTTAAAGCTGAACTTCCGCGTTTAGTTGAACATGTCTCTGCTGAAGCAAACGCGGTAATCTTAGTTGACCATAATGAACGTCAACAAAGTGCAAATGACATTGACAAAGTAAGAGTATTAGAAGTTATTGACCATCATCGTATCGCGAATTTTGAAACAAGCGATCCTTTATACTATCGTGCTGAACCTGTTGGCTGTACAGCTACAATCTTAAACAAGATGTACAAAGAGAAAGGCGTTCAAGTTGAGAAGAACATTGCCGGACTTATGCTTTCTGCCATTATTTCTGACTCATTGTTGTTTAAATCACCTACTTGTACAGAAGAAGATGTTGCCGCAGCACGCGAACTTGCTGAAATTGCTGGTGTAGATGCGGAAAAGTACGGTCTAGAAATGCTAAAAGCAGGTGCTGACTTAAGTGATAAATCTGTTGAAGAATTGATTTCACTTGATGCTAAAGAATTTAACATTGGTGAAAATAAAATTGAAGTTGCTCAAGTGAATACGGTTGATGCTAGCGATGTAATGAAACATCAAGAGGATTTAGAATCAGCGATTACGAAAGTGATTGCTGACAAAGGTCTAGACCTGTTCATGTTTGTTGTAACAGATATCTTAACAAATGATTCGACAGCGTTAGCTCTTGGTAAGAGATCACAATCTGTTGAAGAAGCTTATAACGTTAAATTAGAAAACAATACAGCCATCCTTAAAGGTGTTGTTTCTCGTAAAAAACAAATCGTACCTGTTTTAACAGAAGCGATGAGCAAATAA
- a CDS encoding glutamate synthase subunit beta, which produces MGKPTGFLEYPREETIERKPLQRLKDWKEYTKKQPEDMLKRQGARCMDCGTPFCHIGIEINGAAAGCPIGNLIPEWNDLVYRGKWKEALDRLLKTNNFPEFTGRVCPAPCEGSCTVELAGPAVTIKNIEKAIIDKGFENGWIHPRIPERRTGKKVAIVGSGPAGLAAADQLNQAGHSVTVYERADKAGGLLTYGIPNMKLDKDVVERRIKLLRQEGIDFILNTEVGKDITSEELKNQFDSIILCTGAQKQRDLTLPGREAEGVHFAMNYLTQATKRLLNIEVSEPLIDAEGKNVIVIGGGDTGADCVATALRQKCKSVVQFGKHPKLPDVRSDANMWPEQPNIFTMDYAYEEATSQYGHDPREYSVQTKKIVSDDNGRLKELHTIQMKRTSDDAGNMVFEEIPGSEKVWPADLVFVAIGFEGTELPVLKEFGVEINNNKVDAKHGDYRTNVDGVFAAGDSRRGQSLIVWAIQEGRDCARQVDLTLMGSTVLP; this is translated from the coding sequence ATGGGCAAACCAACTGGATTTTTGGAATACCCAAGAGAAGAAACGATAGAGAGAAAGCCTCTCCAACGTCTTAAAGATTGGAAAGAATATACGAAAAAACAACCTGAAGACATGTTAAAAAGACAAGGCGCTAGATGTATGGATTGCGGAACACCTTTTTGTCATATTGGTATTGAGATTAATGGGGCTGCGGCTGGCTGCCCCATTGGTAACCTCATTCCAGAGTGGAATGACCTGGTTTATCGGGGAAAATGGAAAGAAGCTCTAGATCGTCTATTAAAAACAAATAATTTTCCTGAATTTACTGGTAGAGTTTGTCCGGCTCCTTGTGAAGGATCATGTACAGTTGAGTTAGCTGGTCCTGCTGTTACGATAAAGAACATTGAAAAAGCAATCATTGATAAAGGCTTTGAGAACGGTTGGATTCACCCTAGAATTCCAGAAAGAAGAACAGGAAAAAAGGTCGCGATCGTTGGATCAGGACCAGCCGGGCTTGCAGCAGCAGATCAGCTGAACCAAGCTGGTCATTCTGTTACCGTTTATGAAAGAGCTGACAAAGCTGGCGGATTGTTAACGTATGGAATTCCTAACATGAAGCTAGATAAGGATGTAGTGGAAAGAAGAATCAAGTTATTAAGGCAAGAGGGAATTGATTTTATTCTTAACACAGAGGTAGGAAAAGATATTACTTCTGAAGAACTAAAAAATCAATTTGATTCAATCATTCTGTGTACAGGAGCACAGAAACAAAGAGATTTGACTCTTCCTGGAAGAGAAGCTGAGGGTGTTCATTTTGCTATGAACTATCTTACTCAAGCAACAAAAAGGCTATTGAATATTGAAGTTTCCGAACCGCTTATTGATGCAGAAGGTAAGAATGTCATCGTTATAGGTGGTGGCGACACGGGTGCTGACTGTGTGGCTACAGCTCTAAGGCAAAAGTGTAAGAGTGTTGTTCAATTTGGCAAACATCCTAAACTTCCTGATGTACGCAGTGATGCAAACATGTGGCCTGAACAACCTAACATTTTCACAATGGATTATGCCTATGAAGAAGCTACTTCTCAATACGGACATGATCCAAGAGAGTACTCTGTACAAACTAAAAAAATCGTATCAGATGATAATGGCAGATTAAAAGAACTTCATACGATTCAAATGAAACGTACGTCAGACGATGCTGGAAATATGGTTTTTGAAGAAATTCCAGGATCAGAGAAGGTTTGGCCAGCAGATCTTGTTTTTGTTGCGATCGGTTTCGAAGGTACAGAACTTCCAGTCTTAAAAGAATTTGGTGTAGAAATTAATAATAATAAAGTCGATGCTAAACATGGTGACTATAGAACAAATGTAGATGGAGTGTTTGCAGCAGGTGACTCTAGACGAGGTCAAAGTTTAATCGTTTGGGCAATTCAAGAAGGTCGTGATTGTGCACGTCAAGTGGATCTAACGTTGATGGGAAGTACGGTTTTGCCTTAA